The Lonsdalea populi genome window below encodes:
- a CDS encoding substrate binding domain-containing protein: MAQLSLLLTDFARRYPEIQLDVNFADRLVHLVDEGYDLAVRIGKLSDSSMMARKLCDSHIICVASPEYLAQHGTPDTPEALLNHRCIVDTNFQDPYSWTFSVAGVIKAVAIPGKLYFSNAEACLTAAKQGLGITRVPSFVAGNSLRNGEVVPLLQALETPPMGIYVVYPAARALPAKVRALVNFLVERYESAPPWDQGW; this comes from the coding sequence ATCGCCCAACTCTCTCTGTTACTGACCGACTTCGCCCGGCGCTATCCCGAGATTCAGTTGGACGTCAATTTCGCCGATCGTTTGGTGCATCTGGTGGACGAAGGCTACGATCTGGCCGTCCGTATCGGTAAACTCTCCGACAGCAGTATGATGGCGCGTAAGCTCTGCGATTCCCACATCATCTGCGTCGCGTCCCCGGAATATCTGGCGCAACACGGTACGCCAGACACCCCGGAAGCCCTGTTAAATCACCGCTGCATCGTGGATACCAATTTTCAGGATCCGTACAGTTGGACCTTCAGCGTCGCGGGGGTTATCAAAGCCGTCGCCATCCCCGGGAAGCTGTATTTTTCTAATGCGGAAGCATGCCTGACGGCCGCCAAACAAGGGCTGGGCATCACCCGCGTCCCCAGCTTTGTCGCGGGCAACAGCCTGCGCAACGGAGAAGTCGTGCCGCTGCTGCAAGCGTTGGAAACGCCTCCAATGGGGATCTACGTCGTCTACCCCGCCGCCCGAGCGCTGCCCGCCAAAGTCCGCGCTCTGGTCAATTTTCTGGTCGAACGTTATGAGAGCGCACCGCCGTGGGATCAGGGGTGGTGA
- a CDS encoding DoxX family protein: MMIDNKTAPYAALLLRVALSILFFAHVSLKIFVFTPAGTAQFFASLGLPGWLAYVTIAWELFTAVTLLLGVWCRGTALASILILLGAIFTVHGPADFFFNNPNGGWEFPALWIVGLIALALVGDGPYALKPTRSRQA, translated from the coding sequence ATGATGATTGATAATAAAACGGCCCCCTATGCCGCACTTCTGCTGCGTGTCGCGCTCAGCATCCTGTTCTTCGCTCACGTAAGCCTGAAAATATTCGTATTCACCCCGGCGGGAACGGCCCAGTTCTTCGCCTCGTTGGGTCTGCCCGGCTGGCTGGCCTACGTCACCATCGCGTGGGAACTGTTCACCGCCGTTACGCTGCTGCTGGGAGTTTGGTGCCGGGGCACCGCGCTGGCATCCATCTTGATCCTGCTTGGCGCTATCTTCACCGTGCACGGTCCAGCAGACTTCTTCTTCAATAACCCGAACGGCGGTTGGGAATTCCCTGCGCTGTGGATCGTCGGCCTGATCGCGCTGGCATTAGTCGGCGACGGGCCTTATGCCCTGAAACCGACGAGATCGCGTCAAGCCTGA
- a CDS encoding alpha/beta hydrolase yields MDNSPIIFLHGIGGYGRYFASVAKRWQQQWPSTHFALPNGPFPFTQGEGFQWFDIDDDTPALRNARIVAARATFDAIIQQAIDRYQMTEHPERVALVGFSQGAIMALDTLASDRCPYGAIVSFSGYLPVFTDARIARRIPVALIHGMADDKLPWQHSQQMERVLTQAGVDCELHLLPNVDHRVSVTGTNLAGDFLARVMR; encoded by the coding sequence ATGGATAATTCACCGATCATTTTTTTGCACGGCATCGGCGGCTATGGCCGCTATTTCGCTTCCGTGGCCAAGCGTTGGCAACAACAGTGGCCGTCCACGCATTTCGCCCTTCCCAATGGCCCTTTTCCCTTCACGCAAGGCGAGGGCTTTCAATGGTTTGATATCGACGACGATACTCCCGCCTTACGCAACGCCCGCATCGTCGCCGCACGTGCCACGTTCGATGCCATTATTCAGCAAGCGATAGACCGATACCAGATGACTGAACACCCGGAACGGGTCGCGCTGGTCGGGTTTTCTCAGGGCGCAATCATGGCGCTGGATACACTGGCGTCGGACCGCTGCCCCTATGGCGCAATCGTCTCCTTCTCGGGCTATCTGCCTGTGTTTACCGATGCCCGCATTGCGCGCCGAATACCGGTCGCGCTGATACACGGCATGGCGGACGACAAACTGCCCTGGCAGCATAGCCAGCAGATGGAACGTGTATTGACGCAGGCCGGAGTTGACTGCGAACTGCATTTGCTGCCGAACGTCGATCACCGAGTCTCCGTTACGGGCACCAACCTCGCCGGCGACTTCCTCGCCCGCGTCATGCGTTGA
- the fepB gene encoding Fe2+-enterobactin ABC transporter substrate-binding protein, translating to MQGYAYSQFPRLCALMFSALLTLISGCDNQNSDSPTPPSSADAHDGWPRTVQTLKGPLTLQHPPQRIVSTSVTITGTLLAINAQVIGSGATSRNSTVSDDQGFFIQWGQEARARNVKPLYITEPNAEAIAAASPDLIVIAATGGDSALKLYDQLSAIAPTLVIDYGDKSWQQLAEQLGVATGREKEAHDVVDRFEQRVQAIKQAISLPPQPVSALVYYEDGRGVNIWTRASAQGQLLSELGFQLADLPPGLPTETSQGKRRDIVQISGENMADSLNGKSLLLFSADEKTVGNLMNNPFLSHIEPVVQQHVWAMGPDTFRLDYYSANNMLNNIEHFFCKP from the coding sequence ATGCAAGGCTACGCCTATTCCCAATTTCCCCGGCTGTGCGCACTGATGTTCAGCGCCCTGCTCACACTCATCAGCGGCTGCGACAATCAGAACAGCGACAGTCCCACGCCCCCTTCTTCCGCCGACGCCCACGACGGCTGGCCGCGAACGGTCCAAACGTTAAAAGGCCCGCTGACGCTGCAACATCCGCCGCAGCGCATCGTGTCCACCAGCGTCACCATTACCGGTACGCTGTTGGCGATTAATGCGCAGGTGATCGGTTCCGGCGCCACCAGCCGTAACTCTACGGTGTCCGACGATCAGGGCTTTTTTATCCAGTGGGGACAAGAAGCCAGAGCGCGCAATGTTAAGCCGCTGTACATCACCGAGCCTAACGCGGAAGCCATTGCCGCCGCGTCACCGGATCTGATCGTTATTGCCGCCACCGGCGGCGACTCCGCGTTGAAACTCTATGACCAGCTTTCCGCCATCGCCCCAACGCTGGTGATCGACTACGGCGATAAGAGCTGGCAGCAGTTGGCCGAACAGTTGGGTGTAGCGACGGGCCGCGAAAAAGAGGCCCATGACGTCGTCGACCGCTTTGAACAGCGCGTACAGGCGATCAAACAGGCGATTTCGCTGCCGCCGCAGCCGGTTTCAGCGCTGGTGTATTACGAAGACGGACGGGGGGTGAATATCTGGACCCGCGCTTCCGCGCAAGGCCAGCTCCTGTCGGAGTTAGGCTTTCAGCTGGCCGATCTGCCGCCTGGCCTGCCGACCGAAACCAGTCAGGGTAAACGGCGGGACATCGTACAAATCTCGGGAGAGAACATGGCGGACAGTCTGAACGGCAAATCTTTGCTGCTGTTTTCCGCCGATGAAAAAACGGTCGGCAATCTGATGAATAATCCGTTCCTGAGCCACATCGAGCCTGTTGTGCAACAGCATGTGTGGGCGATGGGGCCGGACACGTTCCGGCTCGATTATTACAGCGCTAACAATATGCTGAACAATATCGAGCATTTTTTCTGCAAGCCTTAA